A part of Silvimonas soli genomic DNA contains:
- a CDS encoding carbohydrate ABC transporter permease, whose translation MNDSKSPIWVGVLGWAVAFVIFLPILIIAVTAFKTEQDAYTLSLIFTPTLSSFHEVFERSHYLSFVSNSVIVSFGSTILSLIIAVPAAYSLAFFPSVRAQKTLLWMLSTKMMPAVGVLIPIYLLAKSAGLLDSVTGLLIIYTLINLPIAVWMAFTYFNEVPKEILEAARIDGANAWQEMLHLLLPTSLPGLASTALLLVILSWNEAFWSLNLSSSSAAPLTVFIASYSNPEGLFWAKLSAASLLAVMPILCLGWVAQKQLVRGMTFGAVK comes from the coding sequence ATGAATGACTCCAAATCCCCGATCTGGGTGGGCGTGTTGGGCTGGGCTGTGGCGTTCGTGATCTTTCTGCCGATTCTGATCATCGCCGTCACCGCCTTTAAAACCGAACAAGATGCCTACACGCTGTCTTTGATCTTCACGCCAACGTTGTCGAGCTTTCACGAAGTGTTTGAGCGCAGCCACTATCTGAGCTTTGTCAGCAACTCGGTGATCGTCTCGTTTGGCTCCACCATTTTGTCGCTGATCATCGCCGTGCCCGCCGCGTATTCGCTGGCTTTCTTCCCCAGTGTGCGGGCACAAAAAACGCTGCTGTGGATGCTCTCCACCAAAATGATGCCCGCCGTGGGCGTGTTGATTCCGATCTATCTGCTGGCCAAATCTGCGGGCTTGCTCGATAGCGTGACTGGCCTGCTGATCATTTACACCCTGATCAATCTGCCGATTGCAGTGTGGATGGCATTTACCTACTTCAACGAAGTGCCCAAAGAAATCCTCGAAGCGGCGCGCATTGACGGCGCCAATGCCTGGCAGGAAATGCTGCATTTACTGCTGCCTACATCATTGCCTGGCTTGGCTTCGACGGCGCTACTTCTGGTGATCCTGTCATGGAATGAAGCGTTCTGGAGTCTGAACCTCTCCAGCTCCAGCGCCGCACCGCTCACCGTGTTCATTGCCTCGTATTCCAATCCGGAAGGGCTGTTCTGGGCCAAGTTGTCCGCAGCGTCTTTGCTGGCGGTGATGCCGATTCTCTGCCTGGGTTGGGTGGCGCAAAAACAACTGGTGCGCGGCATGACTTTCGGGGCCGTGAAATGA
- a CDS encoding oxidoreductase produces MNRLNVALIGYGYAGKTFHAPLIVSIPGLRLATVVSSDAAKVHADWPETQVVADAAQVLADPAIDLVVIAAPNDKHYSLASSALAAGKHVVVDKPFTTTLAEANALIAQAAAAGKVLSVFHNRRWDADFLTVKRLLANDDLGRVVHFESHFDRFRPVVRQRWRESAGLGNGLWYDLGPHLVDQALQLFGVPDAVYGDLACLRDEAVATDYFHVILRYEGLRVILHGSCLVSGGPRYVMHGTKSSFIKQGLDTQESQLKAGGQPGDAQWGVDTLDGLRIVSVNDIEETHPVPTAIGDYRHYYAGIHAAIAEGKPNPVPATEAAQVMAIIELVQVCASTQREMPFSA; encoded by the coding sequence ATGAATCGACTTAATGTCGCACTGATCGGCTATGGCTATGCCGGTAAAACTTTCCATGCTCCATTGATCGTCAGCATTCCTGGCTTGCGCCTGGCAACGGTGGTGTCCAGTGATGCTGCCAAGGTTCATGCGGACTGGCCGGAGACTCAAGTCGTTGCCGATGCCGCACAAGTGTTGGCGGACCCGGCAATTGATCTGGTGGTGATCGCCGCGCCCAATGACAAACATTATTCGCTGGCTAGCTCCGCGCTCGCGGCAGGCAAGCACGTGGTGGTCGACAAGCCATTTACTACCACTCTGGCTGAAGCGAATGCGTTGATCGCCCAAGCCGCAGCGGCGGGCAAAGTGCTGTCGGTATTTCATAATCGGCGCTGGGATGCCGACTTCCTCACGGTAAAACGCCTGCTGGCCAATGATGACTTGGGGCGCGTGGTGCACTTCGAATCGCACTTCGACCGCTTTCGCCCGGTGGTGCGTCAACGCTGGCGCGAATCCGCCGGTTTGGGTAACGGTCTGTGGTACGACTTGGGGCCGCACCTGGTTGATCAGGCATTGCAACTGTTTGGCGTGCCCGATGCGGTCTATGGTGATCTGGCGTGCCTGCGTGATGAGGCAGTGGCAACAGATTACTTTCACGTGATCCTGCGCTACGAAGGCTTGCGCGTGATACTGCATGGCAGCTGCCTGGTATCCGGCGGCCCGCGCTATGTAATGCACGGCACCAAAAGCAGCTTTATCAAGCAAGGGCTGGATACCCAGGAATCCCAACTAAAAGCGGGCGGGCAGCCGGGTGATGCACAGTGGGGCGTGGATACTCTGGATGGTTTGCGCATTGTCAGTGTGAATGACATCGAAGAAACTCACCCGGTACCGACGGCAATCGGCGATTATCGTCATTACTACGCGGGTATTCATGCCGCCATCGCTGAGGGTAAGCCCAACCCGGTGCCCGCGACAGAAGCCGCACAAGTCATGGCCATCATTGAACTGGTGCAGGTCTGTGCCAGCACGCAACGCGAAATGCCGTTTTCGGCTTAA
- a CDS encoding heme-degrading domain-containing protein, protein MPDFERDLAQIAKQEAALQFTAFDAHTAWELGSKLRQVAVERKAPVTIEITMNGQRLFYSSLPGTTPVNDDWVRRKRNVVELYHRSTYGVGQGNRQQGITLTEKIGVPLIDYATNGGAFPLLVRGAGCVGSVIVSGLAQREDHNLVVEVLADYLGVSLTEIALD, encoded by the coding sequence ATGCCCGATTTTGAACGCGATCTGGCGCAGATCGCCAAGCAGGAAGCCGCGCTGCAATTTACGGCGTTTGACGCCCACACCGCGTGGGAGTTGGGGTCGAAATTGCGCCAGGTAGCGGTAGAGCGCAAAGCGCCGGTGACAATTGAAATCACCATGAATGGCCAGCGTTTGTTCTATTCGTCCTTACCCGGCACCACGCCGGTCAATGATGATTGGGTTCGGCGCAAGCGTAATGTGGTCGAGCTTTATCACCGCAGTACCTACGGTGTGGGTCAGGGCAATCGCCAGCAGGGTATTACGCTAACCGAGAAAATCGGCGTGCCGCTGATTGATTACGCCACCAACGGCGGTGCCTTTCCGCTACTGGTGCGTGGGGCTGGATGTGTTGGCAGCGTCATCGTGTCTGGCTTGGCACAGCGTGAGGACCACAATCTGGTGGTGGAAGTACTGGCGGATTATCTTGGGGTGTCGCTGACGGAAATTGCGCTGGATTGA
- the xylB gene encoding xylulokinase, producing MYLGIDLGTSEVKVVLLDNRNNMIATSGAALTVSRPHPRWSEQDPAAWWTATVDAIDNLRAAHPNQFAEIRAIGLSGQMHGAVVLDAQDKVMRPAILWNDMRSADECRELTERAPNLHAIAGNLAMPGFTAPKLLWLRKHEPDIYARIRTVLLPKDWLRLQLTGEKASDPSDAAGTLWLDVAKRDWSDELLAATGLSREHMPKLVEGDAVSGHLRPELAQRWGLPAGVMVAGGGGDNAASAVGIGATAPGDGFISLGTSGVMFVVNDRFRPNPASAVHAFCHALPNRWHQMSVVLSAASCLRWLCKLTGTDEATLLPEVAALSASMLDQSPVFLPYLSGERTPHNDPFAQGVFHGMTHATDRAMLGYSVLEGVTFALKDGLDALSAAGTSVDMLSLMGGGARSPYWAQLIADVLDIRIITHHGGEAGGALGAARLGWLCAGGNEADICQKPPVRAEYLPQSQRADAFAHRLEFFRAVYRQRPLQQLVQG from the coding sequence ATGTATCTGGGCATTGATCTGGGCACGTCGGAAGTCAAAGTGGTGTTGCTGGATAACCGCAACAACATGATTGCGACGTCTGGCGCGGCGTTGACGGTGAGCCGTCCGCATCCACGCTGGTCTGAACAAGACCCGGCGGCCTGGTGGACTGCCACGGTCGATGCCATCGATAACTTGCGTGCGGCCCATCCCAACCAGTTTGCCGAGATTCGCGCCATTGGCTTGTCGGGCCAGATGCATGGTGCAGTGGTGCTGGATGCGCAAGACAAAGTCATGCGCCCGGCCATTTTGTGGAATGACATGCGCAGCGCCGATGAATGCCGCGAACTGACCGAGCGCGCGCCCAATCTGCACGCGATTGCCGGGAATCTGGCCATGCCGGGTTTCACCGCTCCAAAACTATTATGGCTACGCAAGCACGAGCCTGACATCTACGCGCGCATCCGCACGGTGTTGCTACCCAAAGACTGGCTGCGCCTGCAACTGACCGGCGAAAAAGCCAGTGACCCGTCTGACGCCGCCGGTACGCTGTGGCTGGACGTCGCCAAACGGGATTGGTCCGACGAACTGCTCGCTGCCACCGGATTAAGCCGCGAACACATGCCCAAGCTGGTGGAAGGTGATGCGGTATCTGGCCATCTGCGCCCGGAACTGGCTCAACGCTGGGGCCTGCCCGCAGGCGTGATGGTGGCTGGTGGCGGTGGTGACAATGCGGCCAGCGCCGTGGGCATTGGTGCCACCGCGCCGGGTGATGGCTTTATCTCACTGGGCACCTCAGGCGTAATGTTTGTAGTGAACGACCGCTTTCGGCCCAATCCGGCGTCGGCAGTCCATGCGTTTTGCCACGCGCTACCCAATCGCTGGCATCAGATGAGTGTGGTGCTGTCTGCCGCCAGTTGTTTGCGCTGGTTGTGCAAGCTGACGGGCACCGATGAGGCCACGCTGCTGCCCGAGGTGGCCGCGCTGTCTGCCAGCATGCTCGACCAATCCCCCGTGTTCTTGCCATACCTGTCTGGGGAGCGCACACCGCACAACGATCCGTTCGCCCAAGGTGTATTTCACGGCATGACCCACGCCACAGATCGCGCGATGCTGGGATATTCGGTGCTGGAAGGCGTGACGTTTGCGCTCAAGGACGGGCTGGACGCGCTCAGTGCGGCAGGCACCAGCGTTGATATGCTGTCGCTCATGGGCGGCGGTGCGCGTAGCCCGTATTGGGCGCAATTGATTGCCGATGTGCTGGACATCCGCATCATTACTCACCACGGCGGCGAGGCGGGCGGGGCATTGGGTGCTGCTCGGCTGGGCTGGTTGTGCGCAGGTGGCAACGAGGCAGATATTTGCCAGAAACCACCAGTACGGGCGGAGTATTTGCCGCAAAGCCAACGGGCGGACGCTTTCGCCCACCGGCTGGAATTTTTCCGTGCGGTTTACCGGCAGCGACCGCTGCAGCAGTTAGTGCAGGGTTGA
- a CDS encoding ABC transporter substrate-binding protein has protein sequence MKRNTLICALSAATFAAAGLASAATVTIATINNPDMIELQKLSKQFEAANPDIQLKWVTLEENVLRQRVTTDIATGSGQFDLMTIGAYETPIWAKKNWLSPLNLPASYDVNDVIKPVRDGLSLNGKLYAVPFYAESSMTYYRKDLFDAKGLKMPDQPTWTDISGFAEKLTDKANGMYGICLRGQAGWGENMALVGTMVNTFGGRWFDEKWNPTIDTPQWKKAVTTYVDILNKYGPPGASANGFNENLVLFGSGKCAMWIDATVAAGMLYNGKESKVSDKVAFAQAPIGTSPKGNHWQWMWSLAIPKSSRNQDAAQKFAAWATSKEYIQLVAKDLGWASVPSGTRESTYASADYQKAAPFAGFVLNAIKTANPTDATVQKVPYIGVQFATIPEFQSIGTVVGQQVAGALTGKSTVDAALKAAQASTERAMRQAGYLK, from the coding sequence ATGAAACGCAATACCCTGATTTGCGCCCTGAGCGCCGCCACCTTTGCTGCCGCTGGCTTGGCTAGCGCCGCAACGGTGACGATTGCCACCATCAACAACCCTGACATGATCGAACTGCAAAAGCTCTCGAAGCAGTTTGAAGCCGCCAATCCGGACATCCAGCTCAAGTGGGTCACGCTGGAAGAAAACGTGCTGCGCCAGCGGGTTACCACCGATATTGCCACCGGTAGTGGCCAGTTTGATCTGATGACCATCGGCGCATATGAAACACCAATCTGGGCCAAGAAAAACTGGTTGTCCCCACTAAATCTGCCCGCAAGCTATGACGTAAATGACGTCATCAAACCGGTGCGCGATGGTCTTTCGCTCAACGGCAAGCTCTACGCCGTGCCGTTCTATGCCGAAAGTTCAATGACCTACTATCGCAAAGACTTGTTCGATGCCAAGGGTCTGAAAATGCCGGATCAACCCACCTGGACGGATATTAGCGGGTTTGCCGAAAAACTGACCGATAAAGCCAATGGCATGTATGGCATCTGCTTGCGTGGCCAGGCGGGTTGGGGCGAGAACATGGCGCTGGTCGGCACCATGGTGAATACCTTTGGTGGCCGCTGGTTTGATGAGAAGTGGAACCCGACTATTGATACGCCGCAGTGGAAAAAAGCCGTGACCACTTACGTGGATATCCTGAACAAATACGGCCCTCCGGGTGCCAGTGCCAACGGTTTCAATGAAAACCTGGTGCTGTTTGGTAGCGGCAAGTGTGCCATGTGGATTGACGCTACTGTAGCTGCTGGCATGTTGTACAACGGCAAAGAATCCAAAGTGTCTGACAAAGTTGCCTTCGCTCAGGCGCCAATTGGCACTTCACCGAAAGGCAATCACTGGCAGTGGATGTGGTCGCTGGCTATCCCGAAATCTTCCAGGAACCAGGATGCCGCCCAGAAATTTGCTGCCTGGGCGACCAGCAAGGAATACATCCAGCTCGTAGCGAAAGACCTGGGTTGGGCTTCGGTGCCGTCCGGTACGCGTGAATCCACTTACGCCTCGGCGGATTACCAAAAAGCTGCGCCATTTGCCGGGTTTGTTCTGAACGCCATCAAGACCGCCAACCCGACCGATGCCACGGTGCAGAAAGTGCCTTATATCGGGGTGCAGTTCGCCACCATTCCTGAGTTCCAGTCGATCGGTACGGTAGTGGGGCAGCAGGTTGCAGGCGCGCTAACCGGCAAGAGCACAGTGGACGCTGCACTCAAGGCAGCGCAAGCGTCGACTGAGCGGGCCATGCGTCAGGCGGGTTATCTGAAGTAA
- the dalD gene encoding D-arabinitol 4-dehydrogenase, which produces MTANTNQAGRSTWLHIGAGSFHRAHQAWYLHRLLESGDHSWTLALSNIREDMSPLLQALERQKGEYVLETVDPAGKREYETVRSIGQIVPWDAQLAALVAVGAAADTRVISFTVTEAGYYLDHHFKLDVANTDLAADLAGEKRTIYGAIHAILSARRKANHGPVTLLNCDNLRHNGERFRDGLLQFLALREEADLAAWVTINTVSPNCMVDRITPRPVPAVRERVLAATGINDEVPVMGESFIQWVVEDHFIAGRPALENVGVEMVGSVLPYEEAKIRILNATHSCIAWAGTLIGLKYIHEGTTVPSIRQMAYAYVTEDVIPCLSPSPLDLGKYRDVVLDRFSNPHIQDSNQRVAADGFSKIPGFIAPTLNECFKRGVTPQATAMLPALFFVFLQRWGQGQLPYEYQDGILDEAATRAMLAAADPLATFCADPMLWGAIAGKPEFVALMRESVQRVQAWQVSVLA; this is translated from the coding sequence ATGACGGCAAATACCAATCAGGCCGGGCGTTCCACCTGGCTACATATCGGTGCCGGATCGTTTCACCGTGCGCATCAGGCGTGGTATCTGCATCGCTTGCTGGAAAGTGGCGACCATAGCTGGACGCTGGCGCTTTCCAATATCCGGGAAGACATGTCGCCATTACTCCAGGCATTGGAGCGGCAAAAGGGCGAGTACGTGCTGGAAACCGTCGACCCGGCAGGCAAGCGAGAATACGAAACCGTGCGCTCCATCGGCCAGATTGTGCCGTGGGATGCGCAACTGGCCGCGCTAGTGGCAGTGGGCGCCGCAGCTGATACGCGGGTGATCTCGTTTACGGTGACTGAGGCCGGGTATTACCTGGATCATCATTTCAAACTGGACGTGGCCAATACGGATCTGGCGGCCGATCTGGCAGGTGAGAAGCGCACCATTTATGGTGCCATCCACGCCATTCTCAGCGCCCGGCGCAAGGCTAATCACGGCCCGGTCACGCTGCTCAACTGCGATAACCTGCGCCACAACGGCGAGCGCTTTCGTGATGGCTTGTTGCAGTTTCTGGCGCTGCGCGAAGAGGCTGATCTGGCCGCTTGGGTCACCATCAATACTGTGAGCCCGAATTGCATGGTGGATCGCATTACCCCGCGCCCGGTGCCCGCTGTGCGTGAGCGCGTGCTGGCCGCAACCGGTATCAATGACGAAGTGCCGGTGATGGGCGAGAGCTTTATCCAGTGGGTGGTGGAAGACCACTTTATTGCCGGACGGCCTGCACTGGAAAACGTCGGCGTGGAGATGGTTGGATCTGTCTTGCCGTATGAAGAAGCCAAAATCCGTATTCTGAACGCCACGCATAGTTGCATTGCGTGGGCCGGAACATTGATCGGACTGAAGTACATTCATGAAGGCACGACGGTGCCGTCGATCCGCCAGATGGCATATGCCTACGTGACTGAGGACGTGATTCCGTGCCTCTCGCCCAGCCCGCTTGATCTGGGCAAATACCGCGATGTGGTGCTGGACCGCTTTAGCAATCCGCATATTCAGGACAGCAACCAGCGCGTGGCGGCGGATGGTTTCTCCAAGATTCCTGGTTTCATCGCACCCACGCTCAACGAATGCTTTAAACGTGGTGTGACGCCGCAAGCTACCGCGATGCTGCCCGCCTTGTTCTTTGTGTTTCTGCAGCGTTGGGGCCAAGGGCAATTGCCATATGAATACCAGGACGGCATTCTGGATGAAGCCGCCACCCGGGCCATGCTTGCGGCGGCTGATCCGCTGGCCACTTTTTGCGCCGACCCGATGCTGTGGGGCGCCATTGCGGGCAAGCCGGAATTTGTGGCGCTGATGCGCGAATCGGTGCAACGGGTACAAGCCTGGCAAGTCAGCGTGCTGGCTTAG
- a CDS encoding carbohydrate ABC transporter permease, with amino-acid sequence MTQHVLNALPVDAPTKAAPLPRRRASNPLAKLLLTPSVAILFLWMIVPLAMTLYFSVIRYNLLSPDQTGFVGLDNYKYLLQDPTFWPSIGRTLLLIGSVLGISVVGGTLVAVLFDQPFFGRGIARLLVIAPFFVMPTVSALIWKNMILHPVYGLWAWVFRHLGLQPIDWLADYPMWSVIVMVAWQWLPFAFLILLTSLQSLDTEQREAAQLDGAGPIRIFVYITLPHLSRAIAVVIMIETIFLLSIFAEIFTSTAGGPGTETTTLTWLIYSIGLQQFDIGIASAGGVIAVVLANIVSFFLVRMLAKNLKGEYAK; translated from the coding sequence ATGACTCAACATGTCCTCAACGCGTTACCGGTGGATGCGCCGACCAAAGCCGCGCCGCTGCCACGCCGCCGCGCTAGCAACCCGCTGGCCAAGTTGCTGCTGACACCTTCGGTCGCCATCCTGTTTTTGTGGATGATCGTGCCGCTGGCCATGACGCTATATTTCTCGGTCATTCGTTACAACCTGTTAAGCCCGGACCAAACCGGCTTTGTCGGGCTGGATAACTACAAATATCTGCTGCAAGACCCCACGTTCTGGCCCTCGATAGGCCGCACCTTGCTGCTGATTGGCAGCGTATTGGGTATCTCCGTAGTCGGCGGCACGCTGGTGGCGGTGCTGTTTGACCAACCTTTTTTTGGCCGCGGTATTGCTCGACTCCTCGTTATCGCGCCTTTTTTTGTGATGCCCACGGTCAGCGCGCTGATCTGGAAGAACATGATCCTGCACCCGGTTTATGGCCTGTGGGCCTGGGTGTTCCGCCATCTGGGTCTGCAGCCGATCGACTGGCTGGCCGATTACCCGATGTGGTCGGTGATTGTGATGGTGGCGTGGCAATGGTTGCCGTTTGCCTTTTTGATTTTGCTCACGTCGTTGCAATCGCTCGACACAGAGCAACGTGAAGCCGCGCAACTGGATGGTGCCGGGCCGATTCGCATCTTCGTTTACATCACCCTGCCGCACCTGTCGCGCGCCATTGCCGTGGTGATCATGATCGAGACCATCTTCTTGCTGTCGATCTTTGCCGAAATCTTTACCTCCACCGCCGGTGGGCCGGGCACGGAAACCACCACGCTAACCTGGCTGATTTACTCGATTGGTTTGCAGCAATTTGATATCGGCATTGCCTCGGCAGGCGGGGTGATCGCGGTGGTGCTGGCCAATATCGTGTCGTTCTTCCTGGTGCGCATGCTCGCCAAAAATCTTAAAGGGGAGTACGCAAAATGA
- a CDS encoding HAD family hydrolase — MTLKHLICDCDGVLLDSESVALAAILDGLSDRADRAQLDAFLRPRLGMTLSHIADDLALEMGLVLSRAETLHLESVVEARCIAEAQSIRGVRDALVAVGLPLAVASNSSQSRVEAGLKNAGLWSLFADQVYTPGRGLRPKPAPDLYRAACAGLGADPASSLVLEDSVAGVTAARAAGLVVLGFVGARHGEPAAAQRLRDAGASDVFDDMTTLPARLAAWGK; from the coding sequence ATGACCCTGAAACACCTGATTTGCGATTGCGATGGCGTGCTGCTGGATAGTGAAAGCGTAGCACTGGCGGCGATTCTGGATGGTTTGTCTGACCGCGCCGACCGCGCCCAGCTGGATGCTTTTTTGCGACCACGCCTGGGCATGACCTTGAGCCATATCGCTGACGATCTCGCCCTGGAAATGGGGTTGGTGCTCAGTCGTGCCGAAACACTGCATCTGGAATCGGTGGTGGAGGCACGCTGCATTGCTGAAGCCCAGTCGATTCGGGGTGTACGCGATGCACTGGTTGCGGTGGGTTTGCCGTTGGCGGTGGCCAGCAACAGCAGCCAGTCTCGCGTCGAAGCGGGCCTGAAAAACGCCGGATTGTGGTCACTGTTTGCGGATCAGGTCTACACCCCAGGTCGCGGTTTGCGACCCAAGCCGGCGCCGGATTTATATCGTGCTGCTTGCGCTGGATTGGGGGCCGATCCGGCCAGCAGTCTGGTTCTGGAAGACAGTGTGGCTGGTGTAACTGCCGCCCGCGCTGCTGGCTTGGTGGTACTTGGCTTTGTCGGTGCCCGGCACGGCGAACCCGCCGCCGCCCAGCGCTTGCGCGATGCCGGAGCCAGCGATGTTTTTGATGACATGACCACATTGCCCGCTCGATTGGCGGCGTGGGGTAAATGA
- a CDS encoding ABC transporter ATP-binding protein, whose amino-acid sequence MASMTLRDVKKSYDTTEVLRDINLDIADGEFVVFVGPSGCGKSTLLRMIAGLEEITGGELRIADQRMNEVPASKRGIAMVFQSYALYPHMTLYNNMAFGLKIAGKSKAEIDVAVQRAAKILHIDHLLDRKPKALSGGQRQRVAIGRAITREPSVFLFDEPLSNLDAALRVKMRLEFAKLHDDLKTTMIYVTHDQVEAMTLADKIVVLSAGHIEQVGSPHTLYHHPANKFVAGFIGSPKMNFLEGEVAALEHDLVTVKLNAGGSQVTAIDGSTLKVGDKVTLGVRPEHLQVDPSGQILAAVTAQEFLGDHAFVYATNPSAPEGLVLRVPDEDRFDTGSSIKLSADPQRCHLFNAEGAALPRVRLLAAA is encoded by the coding sequence ATGGCCAGCATGACCTTGCGAGACGTAAAAAAAAGTTATGACACCACCGAAGTGCTGCGCGACATCAATCTGGATATCGCCGATGGCGAATTTGTGGTGTTTGTTGGCCCGTCCGGCTGTGGTAAATCCACGCTATTGCGCATGATTGCCGGGCTGGAAGAAATCACCGGTGGTGAGTTGCGCATTGCCGATCAGCGCATGAACGAAGTCCCCGCCAGCAAACGCGGCATCGCAATGGTGTTTCAGAGCTATGCGTTGTATCCGCACATGACGTTGTACAACAACATGGCGTTCGGGCTGAAGATTGCCGGTAAATCCAAGGCTGAGATCGATGTCGCCGTGCAGCGCGCTGCCAAAATCCTGCACATTGATCATCTGCTGGATCGCAAGCCCAAGGCGTTGTCGGGCGGCCAGCGTCAGCGCGTGGCCATTGGCCGCGCCATTACGCGTGAGCCCTCGGTATTTCTGTTCGATGAGCCGCTATCCAATCTGGATGCGGCCTTGCGGGTGAAGATGCGGCTGGAGTTCGCCAAGCTGCATGACGATCTCAAAACCACCATGATCTACGTGACCCACGATCAAGTCGAAGCCATGACACTAGCCGACAAAATTGTGGTGCTGTCGGCTGGGCATATCGAACAAGTTGGTTCGCCGCACACGCTGTATCACCATCCCGCAAACAAGTTTGTCGCTGGGTTCATTGGCTCGCCCAAGATGAATTTCCTGGAAGGCGAGGTGGCCGCGCTGGAACACGATCTGGTTACGGTGAAGCTCAACGCCGGTGGCAGCCAGGTGACGGCCATTGATGGCAGCACGCTCAAAGTGGGCGACAAAGTCACGCTGGGTGTGCGACCGGAACATCTGCAGGTTGATCCATCCGGCCAGATTCTGGCCGCTGTGACCGCGCAGGAATTCCTTGGCGATCACGCTTTTGTGTACGCCACCAATCCTTCCGCGCCCGAAGGGCTGGTGCTGCGGGTGCCTGATGAAGACCGGTTTGACACCGGCAGCAGCATCAAGCTGAGCGCCGACCCGCAGCGCTGCCACCTGTTTAACGCCGAAGGGGCTGCCTTGCCCCGCGTACGCCTGCTGGCCGCCGCATGA
- a CDS encoding sugar-binding transcriptional regulator produces MSRQQEKLDQAARAAWMYYVANNTQNEIADHLGISRQMAQRLVAYAVEQGLVHVRIEHGITDCLALAEAMKARFGLSLCRVVPATDRDSEGLRRMLAVAGAEVMTQFLQSETPIVVNLGSGRTLKAVIDELTDIDRPQHRIVSMVGAIATDGASNRYDVALRTAEKTRSKYFMLPAPLIADSAEDCRQWCSHRVYRVVSELSAHADVTFIGIGSVGPGCPLEEDGFLSAEEISQLVTDGAAGEIIGHAVDHNGRPVSSAITDRVTSLQLPTSADRPVIAFAGGESKYAALNAALRGQWLSGLVTDEASARQALAMPA; encoded by the coding sequence ATGTCAAGACAGCAAGAAAAACTGGATCAAGCCGCACGGGCAGCGTGGATGTATTACGTGGCCAACAACACGCAAAACGAGATCGCCGACCACTTGGGGATTTCCCGACAGATGGCACAGCGGCTGGTGGCGTATGCGGTGGAACAAGGTCTGGTGCATGTACGCATCGAACACGGCATTACCGATTGCCTGGCACTGGCCGAGGCCATGAAAGCGCGTTTTGGCTTGAGCTTGTGCCGGGTCGTTCCGGCGACGGATCGGGACTCGGAAGGTTTACGGCGCATGCTGGCCGTGGCTGGCGCCGAAGTGATGACGCAGTTTTTGCAGTCAGAAACGCCAATCGTAGTGAATCTGGGATCGGGCCGGACGCTCAAGGCGGTGATTGATGAGCTGACGGATATAGACCGCCCGCAGCACCGGATTGTGTCGATGGTGGGCGCAATTGCGACTGATGGCGCATCCAACCGTTATGACGTGGCGTTACGCACAGCCGAGAAAACCCGCAGCAAATATTTCATGTTGCCCGCGCCGTTGATTGCCGACAGCGCAGAAGACTGCCGCCAGTGGTGCAGCCATCGCGTATATCGCGTGGTGAGCGAGTTATCAGCCCACGCCGATGTCACTTTTATCGGGATTGGTTCAGTCGGGCCGGGCTGCCCGCTGGAAGAAGATGGCTTTTTGTCTGCGGAGGAAATTTCACAACTAGTCACCGACGGTGCAGCTGGCGAAATTATTGGCCACGCGGTGGATCACAACGGCCGCCCTGTTTCATCGGCCATTACGGACCGCGTCACCAGCTTGCAACTACCCACATCCGCAGATCGCCCGGTGATTGCTTTTGCTGGCGGTGAAAGCAAATACGCAGCGCTCAATGCCGCCTTGCGTGGGCAGTGGTTGTCGGGGCTGGTGACGGATGAAGCGTCCGCCCGGCAGGCATTGGCGATGCCGGCGTGA